A stretch of the Betaproteobacteria bacterium genome encodes the following:
- a CDS encoding molecular chaperone TorD family protein: MSNKEEASILTGKPICNDKPPCKPFSLNNPRLIDPEDQVRADFYALLATLFYRAPDEALLRAMMLSAEPEGEAADGLAKAWAALAAASAVVSHDAVAEEYEAVFVGVGRPPVMLFGSFYLSGFMNEKPLAELRGDLSALGFARDPAVTEPEDHLAALCDVMRAMILGDVADSPAEIGQQRAFFAKHLQPWALQCCAAITQNEKSNYYRKAAAFAQTFFEIEIQAFEM; encoded by the coding sequence ATGTCGAATAAGGAAGAGGCGTCAATACTCACGGGAAAACCGATTTGCAATGACAAGCCGCCATGCAAGCCATTCAGTTTGAACAACCCTCGCCTGATCGACCCGGAAGACCAGGTGCGCGCTGATTTCTACGCGCTGCTGGCGACGCTCTTTTACCGTGCGCCGGATGAAGCCTTGTTGCGGGCGATGATGCTTTCCGCCGAACCCGAAGGCGAAGCTGCAGATGGCCTCGCGAAAGCGTGGGCGGCGCTGGCGGCAGCGTCCGCCGTGGTCAGTCACGATGCGGTCGCGGAAGAGTACGAAGCCGTATTTGTCGGCGTGGGACGCCCTCCGGTGATGCTGTTCGGATCGTTCTATTTGTCAGGCTTCATGAATGAAAAACCGCTGGCGGAATTGCGCGGCGACCTGAGCGCGCTAGGTTTTGCACGTGACCCGGCGGTCACGGAACCGGAAGATCATCTGGCGGCACTTTGCGATGTGATGCGCGCCATGATTTTGGGAGATGTTGCCGACTCACCTGCAGAGATTGGACAGCAGCGTGCATTCTTCGCTAAACATTTGCAGCCTTGGGCGCTGCAATGTTGCGCCGCAATAACACAAAATGAAAAATCAAATTACTATAGAAAAGCGGCCGCATTTGCCCAGACCTTTTTTGAAATTGAAATTCAAGCTTTTGAAATGTAG
- a CDS encoding 4Fe-4S dicluster domain-containing protein yields MARMKFICDAERCIECNGCVTACKSEHEVPWGVNRRRLVTVNDGKPGERSISVACMHCTDAPCMAVCPVDCFYKTEEGVVLHDKDLCIGCGYCFYACPFGAPQFPQAGAFGLRGKMDKCTFCAGGPEANNTDAEFKKYGRNRLAEGKLPACAEMCSTKALLAGDGDVIASIYKQRVQTRRKGEEVWGWAQAYKMDARIAPLGAKA; encoded by the coding sequence ATGGCAAGAATGAAATTTATCTGTGACGCCGAGCGCTGCATTGAGTGCAACGGCTGCGTGACGGCATGCAAGAGTGAACACGAGGTGCCGTGGGGCGTGAATCGCCGGCGCCTGGTGACGGTGAACGACGGCAAGCCAGGCGAGCGTTCGATCTCGGTGGCGTGCATGCATTGCACTGACGCGCCGTGCATGGCGGTGTGCCCGGTGGACTGCTTTTACAAGACTGAAGAAGGCGTGGTTCTGCACGACAAGGATCTTTGCATCGGCTGCGGATATTGTTTTTACGCATGTCCCTTCGGCGCCCCACAATTTCCGCAGGCAGGCGCCTTTGGTTTGCGCGGCAAGATGGACAAGTGCACGTTCTGCGCGGGGGGACCGGAAGCGAACAACACCGACGCCGAATTCAAGAAATATGGTCGCAATCGGCTTGCTGAAGGCAAATTGCCCGCCTGCGCCGAAATGTGTTCCACCAAAGCGCTGCTGGCCGGTGATGGCGATGTCATTGCGTCCATCTACAAGCAGCGAGTGCAGACCCGTCGCAAAGGTGAGGAAGTCTGGGGCTGGGCGCAAGCGTACAAGATGGATGCGCGGATTGCACCCTTGGGAGCAAAAGCATGA
- a CDS encoding formate dehydrogenase subunit gamma has protein sequence MIMKFGKCTMTWFIGALVLASGITHAQQPAAPVNAPVVTAPAAAPSPAAEVVTAAPALAAGSTAAVGWNNPPKWSEVEQKAQYASVAGRETNVLVEDQGQWWRGVRNGPVTFYGGILLLIAPALLLVFYAIKGSIKLHGKPTGRLVERFNSVERMSHWTMALSFVALAATGMITLFGKYLLLPVLGAPAFSWVIATGLLVHNFIGPLFMFSIVVAFFIYVKDNFMTGADIAWLSKFGGMLSEHEVPSGRFNGGEKVWFWLGVVCFGTLVSVSGLIMLFPNWNTARELMAQANLVHAVGAILFACMTFAHIYLGTIGTEGALQGMREGYVDETWAKEHHELWYNDVKAGKRAEKIVGAAQPAAGDD, from the coding sequence ATGATCATGAAATTCGGAAAATGTACGATGACCTGGTTTATCGGCGCGCTGGTACTTGCATCTGGCATCACGCATGCGCAACAGCCTGCGGCGCCTGTCAATGCGCCAGTGGTAACGGCGCCTGCTGCGGCGCCATCGCCAGCCGCAGAGGTAGTCACAGCCGCGCCTGCGCTGGCTGCAGGAAGCACGGCGGCTGTCGGCTGGAACAATCCACCGAAGTGGTCAGAGGTGGAGCAGAAGGCGCAATATGCGTCCGTCGCGGGGCGCGAAACGAACGTGCTGGTCGAAGATCAGGGTCAGTGGTGGCGTGGTGTTCGCAACGGCCCCGTGACCTTTTACGGCGGTATTTTATTGTTGATTGCGCCAGCGTTACTGCTGGTTTTTTACGCGATCAAGGGTTCCATCAAGCTGCATGGCAAACCGACCGGGCGCTTGGTTGAACGTTTCAATAGTGTCGAGCGAATGTCGCACTGGACCATGGCGCTTTCTTTCGTGGCCCTTGCCGCGACGGGCATGATTACGCTGTTCGGCAAGTACCTCTTGTTGCCAGTCCTGGGTGCACCGGCGTTCTCATGGGTCATCGCGACAGGTCTGCTGGTTCACAACTTCATCGGGCCGTTGTTCATGTTTTCGATCGTCGTGGCATTTTTCATTTACGTGAAAGATAACTTCATGACCGGCGCGGACATCGCCTGGCTGTCCAAGTTCGGCGGCATGTTGTCCGAGCATGAAGTTCCGTCCGGTCGTTTTAATGGCGGAGAGAAGGTCTGGTTCTGGCTCGGCGTTGTTTGCTTTGGTACGTTGGTAAGTGTCTCTGGCCTGATCATGCTGTTTCCCAACTGGAATACTGCGCGTGAGCTGATGGCACAGGCGAATCTGGTGCATGCGGTGGGCGCAATCCTATTTGCGTGCATGACCTTTGCACATATCTACCTGGGAACAATTGGTACCGAAGGCGCGTTGCAAGGTATGCGTGAAGGATATGTGGATGAAACATGGGCGAAAGAACATCACGAACTTTGGTACAACGATGTGAAGGCAGGCAAGCGTGCTGAAAAAATTGTTGGTGCCGCCCAACCCGCGGCCGGCGACGACTAA
- a CDS encoding superoxide dismutase family protein: protein MPNRPKSSPHRPNQEICLNHKILGITVASVLAACAHVGASGPIALAKLESTKGNTATGTVTFTQVGDKVRVEANLSGLKPNAEHGFHIHEKGDCSSGDGMSTGGHFNPLGKPHGAHEGMERHAGDLPALKADAAGHAKMSVMMDVITVSPGATSVIGRGMIVHRDADDYKTQPTGNAGPRIACAVIQAG, encoded by the coding sequence ATGCCAAACCGGCCAAAAAGTAGTCCGCATCGACCCAATCAGGAGATTTGCTTGAATCATAAAATACTTGGCATTACGGTCGCGTCGGTGCTCGCCGCATGTGCGCATGTGGGCGCATCCGGTCCGATAGCGTTGGCAAAGCTTGAATCGACCAAAGGAAACACGGCAACGGGTACGGTTACCTTCACGCAAGTCGGCGACAAGGTCCGAGTCGAGGCGAATCTGAGTGGACTAAAGCCCAACGCCGAACATGGCTTCCACATTCACGAAAAAGGCGATTGCAGCTCCGGTGATGGCATGAGTACGGGTGGACATTTCAATCCGCTCGGCAAGCCCCACGGCGCGCACGAGGGAATGGAGCGCCATGCGGGTGATCTGCCCGCGCTGAAAGCCGATGCCGCCGGTCATGCAAAAATGTCAGTGATGATGGATGTAATCACCGTGTCGCCAGGAGCCACCAGCGTAATCGGCCGGGGCATGATCGTGCATCGCGATGCTGACGATTACAAAACCCAGCCTACCGGCAATGCCGGGCCACGTATCGCGTGCGCGGTGATTCAGGCCGGATAA
- a CDS encoding superoxide dismutase — MTVFAQVPLPYAKDALVPHVSAETIDFHYGKHHATYVTNLNNLAKGTEFENLTLEEVVRKAPAGPIFNNAAQIWNHDFYFLGFKPASQGGGGKPSGALAAAIDKQFGSFEEFQKQFDAKAAGTFGSGWAWLCKKADGSLSLESTSNAATPLTQGLTPLLTCDVWEHAYYIDYRNSRPNYLKGFWAIVNWEFVAANFAK, encoded by the coding sequence ATGACCGTTTTCGCCCAAGTCCCATTGCCCTACGCAAAGGATGCGCTTGTACCGCATGTTTCCGCCGAAACCATTGATTTTCATTATGGCAAGCACCACGCCACCTATGTAACCAACCTGAATAACCTGGCCAAGGGCACTGAATTCGAGAACCTGACGCTGGAAGAAGTGGTACGGAAAGCACCCGCAGGGCCGATCTTCAATAACGCCGCCCAAATCTGGAACCACGATTTCTATTTTCTCGGTTTCAAGCCGGCGTCGCAGGGCGGTGGTGGAAAGCCCTCAGGCGCGCTGGCTGCGGCGATCGACAAGCAGTTTGGGTCATTTGAGGAATTCCAGAAACAGTTTGACGCGAAAGCCGCTGGCACATTCGGCTCCGGCTGGGCGTGGCTGTGCAAGAAAGCGGATGGTTCGCTATCGTTGGAAAGCACCAGCAATGCCGCCACCCCGCTCACGCAGGGCCTGACCCCGCTACTGACGTGCGACGTATGGGAGCACGCCTACTACATCGACTATCGCAATAGCCGCCCGAATTACCTCAAGGGCTTCTGGGCAATCGTAAACTGGGAATTCGTTGCCGCAAATTTCGCAAAGTAA
- a CDS encoding DUF3047 domain-containing protein: MALAFAGCATFPSESVNGHRYDGVATFSEAAPGGELPGGWQPWILSRFKRNTEYRLVKDEDGMTVVRADADQSASGIIRELDIDVNQTPRLTWRWRVPALIKSADNTDHNRDDSPVRVILTFDGDHSKLDVEERAIAGRVKALTGREMPYATIMYIWENHRPVNDIIESKHTSRVQMVVVESGISRSGRWLSFARNVADDYRRIYGEAPGRIRGIGLMTDTDNTGERTRAYYGDINFSAIPPPNPAR, from the coding sequence ATGGCGCTCGCGTTTGCCGGCTGCGCCACGTTTCCGTCGGAAAGTGTAAACGGCCATCGGTACGATGGCGTGGCGACGTTCTCCGAAGCCGCGCCGGGCGGAGAATTGCCCGGTGGCTGGCAACCCTGGATACTCTCGCGCTTCAAACGCAATACCGAGTACCGCCTGGTCAAGGATGAGGATGGCATGACGGTGGTGCGGGCTGATGCCGATCAATCAGCTTCCGGCATTATCCGGGAGCTCGATATTGACGTGAACCAGACGCCGCGGCTCACGTGGCGTTGGCGGGTGCCGGCGCTGATCAAAAGCGCTGACAACACTGACCACAATCGCGATGATTCGCCGGTACGCGTGATCTTGACCTTTGATGGTGACCACAGCAAGCTGGATGTCGAGGAGCGCGCAATTGCGGGACGCGTGAAAGCCTTGACTGGCAGGGAAATGCCTTACGCCACCATCATGTATATCTGGGAAAATCATCGCCCGGTCAACGACATCATTGAAAGCAAGCACACTAGCCGCGTTCAAATGGTAGTGGTGGAGAGCGGAATCTCAAGATCGGGCCGCTGGCTTTCGTTTGCACGCAATGTGGCCGACGACTATCGACGCATATATGGCGAGGCGCCTGGGCGCATTCGTGGCATCGGCCTCATGACCGATACCGACAACACTGGCGAAAGAACTCGTGCCTACTACGGGGATATCAATTTCTCCGCCATTCCGCCGCCCAATCCGGCGCGATAG
- the msrA gene encoding peptide-methionine (S)-S-oxide reductase MsrA, with protein MTQAETITLGGGCFWCVEAVFDDLRGVEDVVSGYMGGATANPTYEDIGGGRTGHAEVIQVMFDPSVISFREILEVFFAVHDPTTLNRQGNDAGTQYRSVIFYHTAEQKEIAERVIQSVGGGKVWDDPVVTEVAPAGVFYPAEDYHQEFFKRNPHQGYCMAVVSPKLSKFRKNFTSKLKT; from the coding sequence ATGACGCAAGCAGAAACCATCACATTGGGCGGCGGCTGTTTTTGGTGTGTAGAAGCCGTTTTCGATGACCTGCGCGGGGTCGAGGATGTCGTCTCTGGCTACATGGGCGGCGCTACAGCCAACCCGACCTATGAAGATATCGGCGGTGGTCGGACCGGTCATGCCGAAGTGATTCAGGTCATGTTCGATCCGTCGGTTATTTCTTTCCGCGAGATCCTGGAAGTGTTCTTCGCGGTTCACGATCCGACGACGCTGAACCGCCAAGGCAATGACGCCGGCACGCAGTATCGATCGGTAATTTTTTATCATACTGCCGAGCAGAAAGAGATCGCCGAACGGGTGATTCAATCTGTCGGGGGCGGCAAGGTGTGGGACGATCCTGTCGTGACTGAAGTCGCACCGGCGGGAGTGTTTTATCCCGCCGAAGACTATCATCAGGAGTTCTTCAAACGTAACCCGCATCAGGGCTATTGCATGGCGGTGGTGTCACCGAAATTAAGCAAGTTTCGGAAAAATTTCACCTCGAAACTGAAAACTTGA